A region of uncultured Desulfobacter sp. DNA encodes the following proteins:
- a CDS encoding DEAD/DEAH box helicase — protein MSFSQFDFHPGIHAGIRSAGYTNATPIQKKTIPVILEGKDVLGLAQTGTGKTAAFVLPILQHLLNLRSGKKSALPKVLIMVPTRELAEQIYENIKILADHTAIKSIAVYGGVKKTSQIKTLSGGVDIVVACPGRLIDLLNEKALTLKAVKTLVLDEADQMLDMGFMPDIRRIIPYLPENRQSLVFSATMPRQIEPLVEAMLHQPVKIQINHKLPSPSIRHSRIAVQKENRTALLKKLFSGNDMTSTLVFTRTKHKAKSLACQLKKSGYSAASLQGNLSQGQRRKAMDGFRNGSFKILVATDIAARGIDVSGVSHVINYDLPDTVETYIHRTGRTGRADQSGQAYTFVSPSDGKMIAMIEKNIGQTMRDQSQLFMEHSQQG, from the coding sequence GTGAGTTTTTCCCAATTTGATTTTCATCCTGGCATTCACGCAGGTATCCGCAGCGCCGGTTATACCAATGCCACTCCCATCCAGAAAAAAACAATTCCGGTTATTCTTGAGGGTAAAGATGTTCTTGGGCTGGCCCAGACAGGAACTGGCAAGACCGCAGCCTTTGTACTTCCCATTCTTCAACACCTGCTTAACCTGCGGTCTGGAAAAAAATCAGCCCTACCTAAAGTATTGATTATGGTTCCGACCCGGGAATTGGCCGAACAGATTTATGAAAATATTAAAATTCTGGCCGATCATACTGCCATTAAAAGCATAGCTGTCTACGGAGGTGTCAAAAAGACATCACAGATTAAAACCCTTAGTGGCGGTGTAGACATTGTTGTCGCCTGTCCGGGGCGCTTGATTGATTTGCTCAATGAAAAGGCGTTAACGCTTAAAGCTGTTAAAACCCTGGTTCTTGATGAGGCGGACCAGATGCTGGATATGGGTTTTATGCCAGATATCCGGCGAATTATCCCATATCTGCCTGAAAACAGGCAGTCTCTTGTCTTTTCCGCCACAATGCCCAGGCAGATAGAGCCTCTGGTAGAAGCAATGTTGCATCAGCCGGTTAAAATTCAAATTAACCATAAGCTGCCTTCTCCAAGTATCCGACATAGCAGGATTGCTGTTCAGAAAGAGAACCGGACCGCGCTGCTGAAAAAACTGTTTTCAGGTAACGATATGACGAGCACTCTTGTCTTTACCCGCACCAAGCATAAGGCAAAGAGTCTTGCATGCCAACTGAAAAAATCAGGATATAGCGCTGCATCACTTCAGGGTAATCTTTCTCAGGGTCAACGAAGAAAGGCTATGGATGGATTTCGCAATGGGTCCTTTAAGATACTCGTGGCAACGGATATCGCAGCCAGAGGAATCGACGTTTCAGGCGTTTCCCATGTGATCAATTATGATCTGCCTGATACGGTCGAAACATATATTCACCGAACCGGAAGAACAGGCAGGGCTGATCAATCCGGACAGGCCTATACATTTGTCAGCCCTTCAGATGGTAAAATGATCGCTATGATTGAAAAAAATATAGGTCAAACAATGAGAGATCAATCCCAATTATTCATGGAACATTCCCAGCAGGGATAA